One Deltaproteobacteria bacterium genomic region harbors:
- a CDS encoding DUF5320 domain-containing protein gives MPRGDRTGPTGMGSRTGRAAGWCSGYDAPGYANPLPGRGFGMGFGRGRCFVGRGFGGGGRGGGRYGFFAAGRPGWTRFGAYEAPYGYPTPYGNPDPDLEKQALKNQAEALQSELESIKKRLSEIETGSESE, from the coding sequence ATGCCAAGAGGAGACAGGACAGGACCCACGGGAATGGGGTCAAGGACCGGACGCGCCGCGGGATGGTGCTCGGGTTACGATGCGCCGGGGTATGCGAATCCCCTCCCGGGACGCGGCTTCGGTATGGGCTTCGGACGAGGACGGTGCTTCGTGGGCCGCGGCTTCGGCGGTGGCGGCCGGGGAGGAGGGCGGTATGGATTTTTCGCCGCGGGCCGGCCGGGATGGACGCGTTTCGGGGCGTATGAAGCGCCTTACGGCTACCCCACACCATACGGGAACCCCGACCCTGACCTGGAGAAGCAGGCGTTGAAAAACCAGGCCGAGGCATTGCAGTCGGAACTGGAGTCCATCAAGAAGCGCCTTTCGGAAATTGAAACCGGAAGTGAGTCGGAATGA
- a CDS encoding sigma 54-interacting transcriptional regulator codes for MSPRKKNEPSAVPAPTETILESISDGVFTVNLDWNITAFNRAAEEITGVPRKQALGRRCSEVFRSSMCGADCALQKTLKSGKPIIGTSGYIIDRDGNRIPISVSTAVLKDAQGHATGGAETFRDLSEIEALRHELEGRFHVGGLVSRSPLMQRVFEVLPAIAASPSTVLILGETGTGKELMARTIHDLSPRRERPFIAVNCGALLDTLLESELFGYKAGAFTGATKDKPGRFAMVNGGTLFLDEIGDVSPALQVRLLRVLQERTYQPLGATRVETADVRVIVATNKDLSELMRRGAFREDLYYRVNVVRVELPPLRRRKEDIPLLVERFVERFNRLQRKSVEGVEAEALSLLMAHHWPGNVRELENVIERSFILCHEGFIGIRHLPEELTAHGKAPGADADVRSAHDLLDAQAIRAALERNHFNRLAAARDLGIHKTTLFRRIKRLGISLPEQDGRSSRTSKQ; via the coding sequence ATGAGCCCGCGCAAGAAAAACGAACCGTCCGCAGTTCCAGCGCCCACGGAGACCATCCTGGAGAGCATTTCCGACGGCGTCTTTACGGTGAACCTCGACTGGAATATCACCGCGTTCAACCGCGCGGCCGAGGAAATCACGGGCGTTCCCCGGAAGCAAGCCCTGGGCCGCCGCTGCTCGGAGGTGTTTCGCTCGAGTATGTGCGGGGCCGATTGCGCGCTTCAGAAGACCTTGAAATCCGGCAAACCCATCATCGGAACGTCCGGGTACATCATCGACAGGGACGGAAACCGGATACCCATCAGCGTTTCCACAGCCGTGCTGAAAGACGCACAAGGTCACGCGACCGGGGGCGCGGAAACGTTCCGCGACTTGAGTGAAATCGAAGCCTTACGCCACGAGTTGGAGGGACGGTTCCACGTCGGCGGCCTGGTGAGCCGGAGCCCTCTCATGCAGAGGGTGTTCGAGGTTCTGCCCGCCATCGCCGCCAGTCCCAGTACGGTCCTGATTCTGGGCGAAACCGGGACGGGCAAGGAATTGATGGCCCGAACCATTCACGACCTGAGCCCGCGGCGGGAAAGGCCGTTCATTGCGGTCAATTGCGGAGCCTTGCTGGATACGCTGCTCGAATCCGAGCTTTTCGGTTACAAGGCCGGCGCATTCACCGGCGCGACCAAGGACAAACCGGGGCGTTTCGCCATGGTCAACGGCGGGACCCTTTTTCTGGACGAAATCGGTGACGTGAGCCCCGCGCTTCAGGTGCGGCTTCTCCGAGTTTTGCAGGAGCGGACGTACCAGCCGCTGGGTGCGACCCGCGTCGAGACCGCCGACGTACGGGTCATCGTGGCCACCAACAAGGATCTGTCCGAACTGATGCGCCGGGGCGCATTCCGGGAGGACCTCTACTACCGCGTGAACGTGGTGCGTGTGGAACTGCCGCCGCTTCGACGGCGCAAAGAGGACATCCCGCTTCTGGTGGAGCGGTTCGTCGAGCGATTCAATCGGCTGCAGCGCAAGTCCGTCGAGGGGGTCGAGGCCGAGGCGCTTTCGCTGCTCATGGCGCACCACTGGCCGGGCAACGTGCGTGAACTCGAAAACGTCATCGAGCGCTCCTTCATCCTTTGCCATGAAGGCTTCATCGGCATCCGGCATCTGCCCGAGGAGTTGACGGCCCACGGCAAGGCACCCGGCGCGGACGCCGACGTGCGGTCCGCGCACGATCTACTGGACGCACAGGCGATCCGCGCCGCCCTGGAGCGCAATCATTTCAATCGCCTGGCCGCGGCCCGAGACCTCGGAATTCACAAAACCACCCTTTTCCGAAGAATCAAGCGGCTGGGTATTTCCCTTCCAGAACAGGACGGCCGTTCCTCGCGCACCTCCAAACAGTAG
- a CDS encoding SRPBCC family protein has translation MKIIVLRSAVIEAPIERVWAVLRDFNSHDRWHPAVARSLMENDLDGDVVGGVRRISLNDGGEWREQLLQHSDRDYTFTYCILDSPLPLFDYVATVRLKPVTDGNHTFWEWRSKFHAPDDRAAELEDLIGRKVYEAGFTGLRTFLAEGAAASRRPAERTEAAAAVPAGERLPSIVVAVTVVGGPEVLSLMDTTVSPPDHNQVRIRQTAVAVNYLDIKHRRGIAAGFDLPGTPGLEGVGRIIDVGEQVHGLFPGDRVAYMSRTHGAYADVRCVDADACIPVPEGISDIEASTLLKGVTAALLLGRVFRAVPGAAILIQSVAGGVGHLLSQWAKSMDLTVIGTVSTAAKGKFSRDLGCDHPIVAADDEGLTAEVMRITNGRGVDYWVHSGGAGGFDAAVACLSRRGHCAVIGDRDGRPIPLDVNVLKRRSLTVSTPVCFDYVDDRTYFQRLAHQLFAKIQSRTIVPAVETFPLSRAVEAHHRIEARQTVGAVVLIPGE, from the coding sequence ATGAAGATCATCGTCCTTCGATCCGCAGTCATCGAGGCTCCCATCGAACGGGTGTGGGCCGTTCTGCGCGATTTCAACAGCCACGACCGGTGGCATCCGGCGGTTGCTCGAAGTCTGATGGAGAACGATCTCGATGGGGACGTGGTCGGAGGCGTGCGGCGAATCAGCCTGAACGACGGCGGCGAATGGCGGGAACAGTTGCTGCAGCATAGTGACCGCGATTACACGTTCACTTACTGCATCCTCGATTCGCCGTTGCCTCTGTTCGACTACGTGGCCACGGTTCGGCTCAAGCCGGTCACCGACGGCAACCATACTTTCTGGGAATGGCGCTCGAAGTTCCATGCGCCGGACGATCGAGCAGCCGAACTGGAAGATCTGATCGGCCGGAAGGTGTACGAGGCCGGGTTCACGGGGTTACGGACGTTTCTGGCCGAGGGGGCCGCAGCTTCACGGCGGCCGGCCGAAAGGACGGAAGCGGCGGCCGCGGTCCCGGCCGGAGAGCGCCTGCCCTCAATAGTGGTGGCGGTGACGGTCGTCGGGGGTCCCGAAGTCCTGTCCCTGATGGATACGACGGTTTCTCCTCCGGACCACAATCAGGTGCGCATCCGCCAAACCGCCGTTGCGGTGAACTACCTCGATATCAAGCACCGCCGGGGAATTGCAGCGGGCTTTGACCTGCCCGGCACGCCGGGATTGGAGGGCGTGGGCCGGATCATCGACGTGGGGGAACAGGTTCATGGCTTGTTTCCGGGCGATCGTGTCGCGTATATGAGCCGAACTCACGGAGCCTATGCCGACGTCCGTTGTGTGGACGCCGACGCGTGCATTCCAGTCCCGGAGGGGATATCCGACATCGAAGCGTCAACCCTGCTCAAGGGCGTTACGGCCGCGTTACTGCTCGGCCGTGTGTTCAGGGCCGTTCCGGGCGCGGCGATCCTGATCCAGTCGGTGGCCGGCGGCGTGGGCCACCTGCTCAGCCAATGGGCCAAGTCCATGGACCTTACGGTCATAGGTACGGTATCCACGGCCGCCAAGGGCAAGTTCAGCCGAGACCTCGGTTGCGATCACCCCATCGTCGCGGCGGACGATGAAGGGTTGACGGCCGAAGTGATGCGGATCACGAATGGGCGCGGGGTCGACTACTGGGTGCACAGCGGCGGCGCCGGCGGGTTCGACGCCGCCGTGGCCTGCCTGTCCCGCCGCGGGCACTGCGCAGTCATCGGCGACCGCGACGGCCGGCCCATCCCATTAGACGTGAACGTGTTGAAACGGCGGTCCCTGACCGTTTCGACCCCGGTGTGCTTCGACTATGTGGACGACCGGACCTACTTCCAACGTCTCGCCCATCAACTGTTCGCAAAGATTCAAAGCCGGACCATCGTCCCCGCAGTCGAAACGTTTCCCCTCAGCCGCGCGGTCGAAGCCCATCATCGGATCGAAGCCCGACAGACCGTGGGCGCCGTCGTTCTTATCCCCGGAGAGTAA
- a CDS encoding SRPBCC family protein, with amino-acid sequence MVKVYRSTVLDAPAERVWRDLRDFNGLANWHPLIALSRIENNHPADKVGCVRNYQLRDGARIREKLLSLSDYDFSCVSAILESPMDMSDYVATLRLFPVTEGNRCFMEWWAEFDGPPEKVAELSETVGNGMFQSGFDALKKRYGQR; translated from the coding sequence ATGGTCAAGGTCTATCGGTCCACGGTCCTGGACGCCCCGGCCGAGCGGGTGTGGAGGGATCTTAGGGATTTCAACGGACTCGCCAACTGGCACCCGCTGATCGCATTGAGCCGCATCGAAAACAACCACCCGGCCGACAAAGTCGGGTGCGTGCGAAACTACCAGCTCAGGGACGGGGCCCGGATTCGCGAAAAGCTGCTGTCCCTGTCGGATTATGACTTCTCCTGCGTCTCCGCCATCCTCGAGAGTCCCATGGATATGAGCGACTACGTGGCGACACTGAGGCTGTTTCCGGTCACCGAGGGCAACCGCTGCTTCATGGAGTGGTGGGCGGAATTCGATGGTCCGCCGGAAAAAGTCGCCGAGTTGTCCGAAACCGTGGGCAACGGCATGTTTCAGAGCGGTTTTGACGCATTGAAGAAACGCTACGGGCAGCGATGA
- a CDS encoding flotillin family protein, with translation MTMYGWVILAVIIAIILIAVGIWLIRSFYRRSSKDVAFVRTGLGGQKVVIDGAAFVFPIFHDVTVVHLNTLRLSVTCEKEKALISKDRMRVDVAVDFYIRVRKEAESVTMAAQTLGRKTGKPDELREMMEGKLVDALRATAAGMTLEMLHEQRSQFVQAVGKAVAESLTKNGFELESASLIDLDQTDMEYFNPSNAFDAEGLTRLTDEIERRKKTRNDIEQDTLIQIRTKNLETEKLSLDIERESEYARLAQEKELEFRRAQQQADLIRERAERKREGKVADIMANEEMEKARIASERMIKQDLIEEQRDIEAMEIERRKSVELAEHHRSIAVAESSEAETKARAKADEARAAAISAEEAIFTAREKAQTERRKQVELILTALEVEKEQLRHKTRVATEKAVAAERAEITRIEADAFAASEETRSKAFRIRHQVESEGTRLMAEANNIASPEARVSALRMRLVEKLDSIIRESVKPLEKIEGIKVVHLDGLTVPAGGGAPDGDGGLTDRLVSSALRYRAQAPIVDHLLKEIGIDIGDPTKLSHLLGELKKERPEGDKET, from the coding sequence ATGACTATGTACGGGTGGGTAATCCTGGCGGTCATCATCGCGATCATCCTTATCGCGGTGGGGATCTGGCTCATCCGGTCCTTTTATCGTCGATCGTCCAAGGACGTCGCCTTCGTCCGAACCGGACTGGGGGGACAGAAGGTCGTTATCGACGGCGCCGCCTTCGTTTTTCCCATCTTTCACGATGTCACCGTGGTCCATCTCAATACCCTGCGGCTGTCGGTGACCTGTGAAAAGGAAAAGGCGCTGATCTCCAAGGACCGTATGCGCGTGGACGTGGCCGTGGATTTCTACATCCGCGTCCGAAAAGAAGCCGAAAGCGTCACCATGGCCGCTCAGACTCTGGGGCGCAAGACGGGCAAACCCGACGAACTGCGCGAGATGATGGAGGGCAAGCTTGTAGACGCCCTGCGGGCCACCGCCGCCGGCATGACGCTGGAAATGCTTCACGAACAGCGCAGCCAGTTCGTTCAGGCTGTTGGAAAGGCCGTGGCCGAATCCTTGACCAAGAACGGGTTCGAACTGGAATCCGCCAGCTTGATCGACCTGGATCAGACCGACATGGAGTACTTCAATCCCTCGAACGCGTTCGACGCCGAAGGCTTGACCCGGCTGACGGACGAGATCGAACGCCGAAAGAAAACGCGAAACGACATCGAGCAGGACACGCTGATCCAGATCCGCACCAAGAACCTGGAAACCGAAAAGCTGAGTCTGGATATCGAACGGGAGAGCGAATACGCCCGACTGGCCCAGGAGAAGGAACTCGAGTTCCGCCGCGCCCAGCAGCAGGCGGACCTGATCCGAGAGCGCGCCGAGCGCAAGCGCGAGGGAAAGGTGGCCGACATCATGGCCAACGAGGAAATGGAGAAGGCCCGTATCGCTTCCGAGCGCATGATCAAGCAGGACCTCATCGAGGAGCAGCGGGACATCGAGGCCATGGAGATCGAGCGGCGCAAATCCGTCGAATTGGCGGAACACCATCGGAGCATTGCCGTGGCCGAATCCTCGGAAGCCGAGACAAAGGCGAGGGCCAAGGCCGACGAGGCGCGTGCGGCGGCCATTTCCGCTGAAGAGGCTATTTTTACCGCCCGGGAGAAAGCTCAGACCGAGCGCAGGAAGCAGGTGGAGCTGATCCTGACCGCCCTCGAGGTGGAAAAGGAGCAACTGCGACATAAAACCCGAGTGGCCACTGAAAAGGCGGTGGCCGCGGAACGGGCGGAGATTACGCGCATCGAGGCCGACGCGTTTGCCGCTTCCGAAGAGACCCGCTCGAAGGCCTTTCGAATCCGGCACCAGGTGGAATCCGAAGGGACCCGGCTCATGGCCGAAGCCAACAACATCGCCAGCCCGGAGGCCCGGGTGTCGGCCCTACGCATGCGACTGGTCGAAAAACTCGACAGCATCATCCGCGAAAGCGTCAAGCCTTTGGAGAAGATCGAGGGGATCAAAGTGGTCCACCTCGACGGCCTGACCGTACCGGCCGGGGGCGGCGCCCCGGACGGCGACGGCGGTCTCACGGACCGGCTTGTGAGCAGCGCCCTGCGGTATCGAGCGCAAGCGCCTATTGTGGATCATCTGTTGAAAGAGATCGGCATCGATATCGGAGACCCCACCAAGCTCTCTCATCTGTTGGGTGAATTGAAGAAGGAGCGTCCCGAAGGGGACAAGGAGACATAG
- a CDS encoding phosphoenolpyruvate hydrolase family protein yields MTRFTRQQVLDRLNAKIRKGQPIVGGGAGTGLSAKCEEAGGIDLIVIYNSGRYRMAGRGSLAGLMAYGNANDIVMEMAAEVLPVARNTPVLAGVNGTDPFCIFDYFLDQVKAVGFAGVQNFPTVGLIDGVFRQNLEETGMGYGLEVDMIRLAHEKDLLTTPYVFSEDDAVAMTEAGADVIVCHMGLTTGGAIGAGTAKTLDDCVGYIDAWSKAALKRRRDVIVLCHGGPISMPADAEYVLKRCPECNGFYGASSMERLPTEKALTAQTREFLNIKRS; encoded by the coding sequence ATGACTCGATTCACCCGCCAACAGGTTTTAGACCGGCTCAACGCCAAAATTCGCAAAGGACAGCCCATCGTCGGCGGCGGCGCGGGCACCGGACTGTCGGCCAAGTGCGAGGAGGCCGGCGGCATCGACCTGATCGTGATTTACAATTCCGGCCGGTACCGCATGGCCGGCCGAGGATCCCTGGCCGGGCTCATGGCGTATGGAAACGCCAACGACATCGTGATGGAGATGGCCGCGGAAGTGCTGCCGGTGGCCCGCAACACCCCCGTGTTGGCCGGTGTGAACGGCACGGACCCTTTTTGCATCTTCGACTACTTCCTCGATCAGGTCAAAGCCGTGGGGTTCGCCGGAGTGCAGAATTTCCCCACGGTGGGGCTCATCGACGGGGTTTTCCGGCAAAACCTCGAGGAAACGGGGATGGGATACGGGCTCGAGGTGGATATGATCCGGTTGGCGCATGAAAAGGACCTGCTGACCACGCCGTATGTGTTCTCCGAGGACGATGCCGTGGCCATGACCGAGGCCGGCGCCGATGTCATCGTGTGCCATATGGGGCTGACCACCGGGGGCGCCATTGGGGCCGGCACGGCCAAGACCCTGGACGATTGTGTCGGTTATATCGACGCCTGGAGCAAGGCGGCGCTGAAAAGACGCCGGGACGTGATCGTTCTGTGTCACGGGGGCCCGATCTCGATGCCCGCGGACGCGGAGTATGTCCTGAAGCGGTGTCCGGAGTGCAACGGTTTCTACGGGGCCTCCTCGATGGAGCGGCTGCCGACCGAAAAGGCCCTCACGGCCCAAACCAGGGAATTTCTCAACATCAAGCGCAGCTAA